One Tachysurus vachellii isolate PV-2020 chromosome 18, HZAU_Pvac_v1, whole genome shotgun sequence DNA segment encodes these proteins:
- the ciita gene encoding MHC class II transactivator isoform X1, giving the protein MVPFKEVLSEVRKVLQEENLLPSLLAQLVEAQIFSAQYYQTFISENLCDVDVDEMARRLALPVWEKWDASKVILSSVLMENEPENHEPADIMTNVDHGETPPDRLLDLIVSTPLEEFPFEEFLDTSYSDEVWDAVADGSEDKATLVCEVYDKISPARKVHKRKRRVEVGRGSEKTPRSKRSKRDLIPSLPPKSSETAHGFNTTVQEGDFHNNDVSSLIHFPLTIATTASLMPSGAPAMQIIQTFSPLSSPVIKSILPVGHTYVLVSPQSLTPMPVPQIAPLSPLDGTVAPLELSMFIQPASSLSDSASRSQSPSQSAPVPPSKEKSPKEHLPATQDIKKMPVIPENVQIFIKRFKSHLGETCSMMQEGMSMESHYIDTPLVQRKLIIRTGKNANKCLEKELVVLSDSERKKGMMHRSHVFQNCGSNNKHLITVLGKAGMGKSTLIQRLALDWSSGGLQQFQFIFLLNCKVLNLTQSSFSLKSLLFDSSTCPRCDDSEAVFKHVLAFPENVLVVFDSFDELKDLEGLLQSPATSPTDGNYSVRQLFSGLFQKRILSGCTVLIVTRPKDVLNQLLRKVDRILEICCFSPKDIEMYVSNYFGDESEREDTLRKIKKQKYIFSLCSNPLLCRLTCCVAKHQTSGGLPSTLTDLYQRVLSQCLELNDDLQGSRQDFVKLCNVAWDGFKTQNSLLNQNQNQNLLDYGLSSGILMTHSLNAEQSNRQVTYFANLFVQNLLSALFLVHSRELNDKTLLAQTTLHQRKKKFQGEWQNVLQQFTMGLLFQKNSPPCCRVFQNNTDLQAKRKAVEVHLENLKPGELIPSRLLELFHCVYEAKNVKLAKLLVKNLPDNLSFCGAQLSPVDHHVVWHLLSQTKGLKRTFSIDLRDTCVPLGGLKELVALDIVASFRAPTMDTINLWEDLHRSSDQPSLKNSIKKFTINPLKVSQVSHVEDLVVLVQIHNEKKLPLCEVESALEDGVPAVRQLHKLEYELGQQHGPEVFLQLVEILPALQSLHHLDLENNKMGDDEAEQLAGVLSSLSSLKLLNLSQNCIGDGGVQRLSETLPSASSLQSLSLYGNMIGDSGAESLASVLPLMTSLLDLDVKYNKFTDVGAKKLGAALKNSSSVTSLQMWNDCIPFGVLEHLQIQDCRIN; this is encoded by the exons ATGGTGCCTTTTAAAGAGGTTCTTTCTGAAGTGAGGAAGGTCCTGCAGGAGGAGAATCTCCTTCCTTCACTTCTTGCCCAGCTTGTGGAGGCTCAGATCTTCTCAGCTCAGTACTACCAGACCTTTATTTCGGAGAATCTCTGCGATGTGGATGTAGATGAAATGGCCAGGAGACTCGCGCTCCCTGTTTGGGAGAAATGGGATGCCAGTAAAGTAATCCTCTCCTCAGTGCTCATGGAGAATGAGCCAGAGAACCATG AACCTGCAGACATCATGACTAATGTGGATCATGGGGAAACCCCTCCtg ACCGGTTACTGGACCTCATCGTCTCCACTCCGCTTGAAGAATTTCCATTTGAAGAATTTCTCG ACACAAGTTACTCAGATGAAGTCTGGGATGCTGTCGCAG ATGGATCAGAAGATAAAGCCACACTGGTATGTGAAGTGTACGACAAGATCTCACCTGCCAGAAAAGTGCACAAAAGGAAGCGTAGAG TAGAGGTTGGACgaggatcagagaaaacacctCGCTCTAAACGCAGCAAAAGAG ATCTCATCCCTTCATTACCCCCAAAGAGCAGTGAAACGGCCCATGGGTTCAATACAACTGTGCAGGAAGGGGATTTCCACAACAATGACGTGTCCTCACTTATTCATTTCCCATTAACGATAGCCACCACTGCCTCTCTGATGCCATCTG GTGCGCCAGCAATGCAAATCATACAAACATTCAGTCCTCTTTCTTCTCCAGTCATTAAAAGCATTCTTCCAGTTGGCCACACCTACGTGTTGG TTTCACCTCAGTCTCTAACTCCAATGCCAGTACCACAGATCGCCCCTCTGTCACCTC TGGACGGTACAGTGGCTCCTTTAGAGCTCAGCATGTTCATCCAACCTGCAAGCTCGTTATCGGACAGTGCGAGTAGGAGTCAATCTCCGTCCCAATCAGCTCCTGTTCCACCCTCAAAAG AAAAATCACCCAAGGAGCATCTTCCTGCAACCCAGGACATCAAGAAGATGCCAGTGATACCGG AGAATGTTCAAATCTTTATCAAGCGTTTTAAATCACACCTTGGAGAAACCTGCAGCATGATGCAAGAAGGAATGAGCATGGAATCGCACTACATAGACACGCCGCTGGTGCAGAGGAAGCTTATCATCAGGACCGGCAAGAATGCAAACAAATGTTTAGAGAAGGAACTTGTGGTGCTCAGTGACTCAGAGCGGAAGAAAGGTATGATGCACAGGAGCCATGTTTTCCAGAACTGTGGGTCCAACAACAAACACCTAATCACTGTCCTCGGGAAAGCCGGCATGGGAAAAAGCACTTTAATCCAGCGCTTGGCCTTGGACTGGTCCAGCGGTGGCCTTCAACAGTTCCAGTTTATCTTTTTACTAAATTGCAAGGTTCTCAATCTGACTCAGAGCAGCTTCAGTCTGAAGAGTTTGCTTTTTGACTCGTCCACTTGTCCCCGGTGTGACGACTCAGAGGCCGTCTTCAAACACGTCCTCGCCTTTCCAGAGAACGTTCTTGTAGTTTTTGACAGTTTCGATGAATTGAAGGACCTCGAAGGGCTTCTTCAGTCACCTGCTACCTCGCCCACGGACGGAAACTACAGTGTCAGGCAGCTGTTTTCCGGTTTGTTCCAAAAAAGGATCCTGTCAGGTTGCACCGTTTTAATCGTCACCCGACCCAAAGACGTCCTGAACCAGCTTCTGCGTAAAGTAGACCGAATCTTGGAGATATGTTGCTTTTCTCCAAAGGACATAGAAATGTACGTCTCGAACTATTTTGGGGACgaatcagagagagaggatacactaagaaaaataaaaaaacagaagtacATTTTCAGCTTATGCTCGAACCCTTTGCTGTGTCGCCTTACATGCTGTGTGGCGAAGCATCAGACGAGCGGCGGTTTACCGTCGACTCTTACGGATTTATACCAACGAGTGCTTAGCCAGTGTCTAGAGCTGAACGATGACCTTCAGGGATCCAGACAGGATTTTGTGAAGTTGTGTAACGTGGCATGGGATGGATTTAAGACTCAAAACTCCCTTTTAAACCAAAATCAAAACCAAAACTTACTAGACTACGGTCTCAGCTCTGGGATACTTATGACGCATTCGCTAAATGCAGAACAGAGCAACCGCCAGGTCACTTATTTTGCTAATCTTTTTGTGCAGAACCTTCTAAGTGCTTTGTTTTTGGTGCACTCCAGAGAGTTGAACGATAAAACACTGCTGGCACAGACCACGCTCCACCAACGGAAGAAGAAGTTTCAGGGAGAATGGCAGAATGTGCTTCAGCAGTTCACAATGGGATTACTCTTCCAGAAAAACTCCCCTCCTTGCTGTAGGGTTTTCCAAAACAATACTGACCTCCAGGCAAAAAGGAAAGCAGTGGAAGTCCATCTGGAGAACCTGAAACCGGGCGAGCTGATCCCAAGCAGGTTACTGGAACTGTTTCACTGCGTGTACGAGGCCAAAAATGTCAAACTCGCCAAACTTCTGGTCAAAAACCTTCCTGATAATCTGTCGTTTTGTGGAGCTCAGCTCTCTCCAGTGGACCACCATGTGGTTTGGCATCTTCTCTCACAAACCAAAGGGCTGAAGCGGACGTTCTCCATTGACTTGAGGGACACGTGTGTTCCTCTCGGTGGTCTCAAAGAGCTGGTCGCGCTGGACATCGTGGCATCGTTCCG GGCACCTACGATGGACACCATTAACCTGTGGGAGGATCTGCATCGCAGCAGCGATCAACCCAGTTTGAAAAACAGCATCAAAAAGTTTACTATAAATCCTCTGAAGGTGTCGCAGGTGTCTCATGTGGAGGACCTGGTGGTTCTTGTACAAATCCACAACGAGAAGAAGCTGCCGTTATG CGAGGTCGAGTCGGCTCTGGAAGACGGCGTCCCGGCGGTGAGACAGCTTCACAAGCTGGAGTATGA GCTCGGTCAGCAGCACGGCCCTGAGGTTTTCCTCCAGCTGGTGGAGATCTTACCTGCTCTTCAGTCTCTCCATCACCTGGA tctgGAGAATAACAAAATGGGAGATGATGAAGCTGAGCAGTTAGCTGGTGTTCTGAGCTCACTGTCGTCTCTGAAGCTGCTgaa TCTTTCTCAGAACTGTATCGGAGACGGTGGAGTGCAGCGACTGTCTGAGACCCTGCCGTCCGCGTCCTCGCTGCAGAGCCTCAG TCTGTATGGGAACATGATCGGGGACAGCGGAGCTGAGAGCCTGGCGTCAGTGTTACCGCTCATGACGTCTCTGCTGGACCTGGA TGTAAAGTACAACAAGTTCACAGACGTCGGAGCCAAAAAGCTCGGCGCTGCGTTAAAGAACTCATCGAGTGTGACATCTCTTCA aatGTGGAACGACTGTATTCCTTTTGGAGTTTTGGAGCATCTTCAGATTCAAGACTGCAGGATAAATTAA
- the ciita gene encoding MHC class II transactivator isoform X2 has protein sequence MVPFKEVLSEVRKVLQEENLLPSLLAQLVEAQIFSAQYYQTFISENLCDVDVDEMARRLALPVWEKWDASKVILSSVLMENEPENHEPADIMTNVDHGETPPDRLLDLIVSTPLEEFPFEEFLDTSYSDEVWDAVADGSEDKATLVCEVYDKISPARKVHKRKRREVGRGSEKTPRSKRSKRDLIPSLPPKSSETAHGFNTTVQEGDFHNNDVSSLIHFPLTIATTASLMPSGAPAMQIIQTFSPLSSPVIKSILPVGHTYVLVSPQSLTPMPVPQIAPLSPLDGTVAPLELSMFIQPASSLSDSASRSQSPSQSAPVPPSKEKSPKEHLPATQDIKKMPVIPENVQIFIKRFKSHLGETCSMMQEGMSMESHYIDTPLVQRKLIIRTGKNANKCLEKELVVLSDSERKKGMMHRSHVFQNCGSNNKHLITVLGKAGMGKSTLIQRLALDWSSGGLQQFQFIFLLNCKVLNLTQSSFSLKSLLFDSSTCPRCDDSEAVFKHVLAFPENVLVVFDSFDELKDLEGLLQSPATSPTDGNYSVRQLFSGLFQKRILSGCTVLIVTRPKDVLNQLLRKVDRILEICCFSPKDIEMYVSNYFGDESEREDTLRKIKKQKYIFSLCSNPLLCRLTCCVAKHQTSGGLPSTLTDLYQRVLSQCLELNDDLQGSRQDFVKLCNVAWDGFKTQNSLLNQNQNQNLLDYGLSSGILMTHSLNAEQSNRQVTYFANLFVQNLLSALFLVHSRELNDKTLLAQTTLHQRKKKFQGEWQNVLQQFTMGLLFQKNSPPCCRVFQNNTDLQAKRKAVEVHLENLKPGELIPSRLLELFHCVYEAKNVKLAKLLVKNLPDNLSFCGAQLSPVDHHVVWHLLSQTKGLKRTFSIDLRDTCVPLGGLKELVALDIVASFRAPTMDTINLWEDLHRSSDQPSLKNSIKKFTINPLKVSQVSHVEDLVVLVQIHNEKKLPLCEVESALEDGVPAVRQLHKLEYELGQQHGPEVFLQLVEILPALQSLHHLDLENNKMGDDEAEQLAGVLSSLSSLKLLNLSQNCIGDGGVQRLSETLPSASSLQSLSLYGNMIGDSGAESLASVLPLMTSLLDLDVKYNKFTDVGAKKLGAALKNSSSVTSLQMWNDCIPFGVLEHLQIQDCRIN, from the exons ATGGTGCCTTTTAAAGAGGTTCTTTCTGAAGTGAGGAAGGTCCTGCAGGAGGAGAATCTCCTTCCTTCACTTCTTGCCCAGCTTGTGGAGGCTCAGATCTTCTCAGCTCAGTACTACCAGACCTTTATTTCGGAGAATCTCTGCGATGTGGATGTAGATGAAATGGCCAGGAGACTCGCGCTCCCTGTTTGGGAGAAATGGGATGCCAGTAAAGTAATCCTCTCCTCAGTGCTCATGGAGAATGAGCCAGAGAACCATG AACCTGCAGACATCATGACTAATGTGGATCATGGGGAAACCCCTCCtg ACCGGTTACTGGACCTCATCGTCTCCACTCCGCTTGAAGAATTTCCATTTGAAGAATTTCTCG ACACAAGTTACTCAGATGAAGTCTGGGATGCTGTCGCAG ATGGATCAGAAGATAAAGCCACACTGGTATGTGAAGTGTACGACAAGATCTCACCTGCCAGAAAAGTGCACAAAAGGAAGCGTAGAG AGGTTGGACgaggatcagagaaaacacctCGCTCTAAACGCAGCAAAAGAG ATCTCATCCCTTCATTACCCCCAAAGAGCAGTGAAACGGCCCATGGGTTCAATACAACTGTGCAGGAAGGGGATTTCCACAACAATGACGTGTCCTCACTTATTCATTTCCCATTAACGATAGCCACCACTGCCTCTCTGATGCCATCTG GTGCGCCAGCAATGCAAATCATACAAACATTCAGTCCTCTTTCTTCTCCAGTCATTAAAAGCATTCTTCCAGTTGGCCACACCTACGTGTTGG TTTCACCTCAGTCTCTAACTCCAATGCCAGTACCACAGATCGCCCCTCTGTCACCTC TGGACGGTACAGTGGCTCCTTTAGAGCTCAGCATGTTCATCCAACCTGCAAGCTCGTTATCGGACAGTGCGAGTAGGAGTCAATCTCCGTCCCAATCAGCTCCTGTTCCACCCTCAAAAG AAAAATCACCCAAGGAGCATCTTCCTGCAACCCAGGACATCAAGAAGATGCCAGTGATACCGG AGAATGTTCAAATCTTTATCAAGCGTTTTAAATCACACCTTGGAGAAACCTGCAGCATGATGCAAGAAGGAATGAGCATGGAATCGCACTACATAGACACGCCGCTGGTGCAGAGGAAGCTTATCATCAGGACCGGCAAGAATGCAAACAAATGTTTAGAGAAGGAACTTGTGGTGCTCAGTGACTCAGAGCGGAAGAAAGGTATGATGCACAGGAGCCATGTTTTCCAGAACTGTGGGTCCAACAACAAACACCTAATCACTGTCCTCGGGAAAGCCGGCATGGGAAAAAGCACTTTAATCCAGCGCTTGGCCTTGGACTGGTCCAGCGGTGGCCTTCAACAGTTCCAGTTTATCTTTTTACTAAATTGCAAGGTTCTCAATCTGACTCAGAGCAGCTTCAGTCTGAAGAGTTTGCTTTTTGACTCGTCCACTTGTCCCCGGTGTGACGACTCAGAGGCCGTCTTCAAACACGTCCTCGCCTTTCCAGAGAACGTTCTTGTAGTTTTTGACAGTTTCGATGAATTGAAGGACCTCGAAGGGCTTCTTCAGTCACCTGCTACCTCGCCCACGGACGGAAACTACAGTGTCAGGCAGCTGTTTTCCGGTTTGTTCCAAAAAAGGATCCTGTCAGGTTGCACCGTTTTAATCGTCACCCGACCCAAAGACGTCCTGAACCAGCTTCTGCGTAAAGTAGACCGAATCTTGGAGATATGTTGCTTTTCTCCAAAGGACATAGAAATGTACGTCTCGAACTATTTTGGGGACgaatcagagagagaggatacactaagaaaaataaaaaaacagaagtacATTTTCAGCTTATGCTCGAACCCTTTGCTGTGTCGCCTTACATGCTGTGTGGCGAAGCATCAGACGAGCGGCGGTTTACCGTCGACTCTTACGGATTTATACCAACGAGTGCTTAGCCAGTGTCTAGAGCTGAACGATGACCTTCAGGGATCCAGACAGGATTTTGTGAAGTTGTGTAACGTGGCATGGGATGGATTTAAGACTCAAAACTCCCTTTTAAACCAAAATCAAAACCAAAACTTACTAGACTACGGTCTCAGCTCTGGGATACTTATGACGCATTCGCTAAATGCAGAACAGAGCAACCGCCAGGTCACTTATTTTGCTAATCTTTTTGTGCAGAACCTTCTAAGTGCTTTGTTTTTGGTGCACTCCAGAGAGTTGAACGATAAAACACTGCTGGCACAGACCACGCTCCACCAACGGAAGAAGAAGTTTCAGGGAGAATGGCAGAATGTGCTTCAGCAGTTCACAATGGGATTACTCTTCCAGAAAAACTCCCCTCCTTGCTGTAGGGTTTTCCAAAACAATACTGACCTCCAGGCAAAAAGGAAAGCAGTGGAAGTCCATCTGGAGAACCTGAAACCGGGCGAGCTGATCCCAAGCAGGTTACTGGAACTGTTTCACTGCGTGTACGAGGCCAAAAATGTCAAACTCGCCAAACTTCTGGTCAAAAACCTTCCTGATAATCTGTCGTTTTGTGGAGCTCAGCTCTCTCCAGTGGACCACCATGTGGTTTGGCATCTTCTCTCACAAACCAAAGGGCTGAAGCGGACGTTCTCCATTGACTTGAGGGACACGTGTGTTCCTCTCGGTGGTCTCAAAGAGCTGGTCGCGCTGGACATCGTGGCATCGTTCCG GGCACCTACGATGGACACCATTAACCTGTGGGAGGATCTGCATCGCAGCAGCGATCAACCCAGTTTGAAAAACAGCATCAAAAAGTTTACTATAAATCCTCTGAAGGTGTCGCAGGTGTCTCATGTGGAGGACCTGGTGGTTCTTGTACAAATCCACAACGAGAAGAAGCTGCCGTTATG CGAGGTCGAGTCGGCTCTGGAAGACGGCGTCCCGGCGGTGAGACAGCTTCACAAGCTGGAGTATGA GCTCGGTCAGCAGCACGGCCCTGAGGTTTTCCTCCAGCTGGTGGAGATCTTACCTGCTCTTCAGTCTCTCCATCACCTGGA tctgGAGAATAACAAAATGGGAGATGATGAAGCTGAGCAGTTAGCTGGTGTTCTGAGCTCACTGTCGTCTCTGAAGCTGCTgaa TCTTTCTCAGAACTGTATCGGAGACGGTGGAGTGCAGCGACTGTCTGAGACCCTGCCGTCCGCGTCCTCGCTGCAGAGCCTCAG TCTGTATGGGAACATGATCGGGGACAGCGGAGCTGAGAGCCTGGCGTCAGTGTTACCGCTCATGACGTCTCTGCTGGACCTGGA TGTAAAGTACAACAAGTTCACAGACGTCGGAGCCAAAAAGCTCGGCGCTGCGTTAAAGAACTCATCGAGTGTGACATCTCTTCA aatGTGGAACGACTGTATTCCTTTTGGAGTTTTGGAGCATCTTCAGATTCAAGACTGCAGGATAAATTAA
- the ciita gene encoding MHC class II transactivator isoform X3, with the protein MESRTETEPADIMTNVDHGETPPDRLLDLIVSTPLEEFPFEEFLDTSYSDEVWDAVADGSEDKATLVCEVYDKISPARKVHKRKRRVEVGRGSEKTPRSKRSKRDLIPSLPPKSSETAHGFNTTVQEGDFHNNDVSSLIHFPLTIATTASLMPSGAPAMQIIQTFSPLSSPVIKSILPVGHTYVLVSPQSLTPMPVPQIAPLSPLDGTVAPLELSMFIQPASSLSDSASRSQSPSQSAPVPPSKEKSPKEHLPATQDIKKMPVIPENVQIFIKRFKSHLGETCSMMQEGMSMESHYIDTPLVQRKLIIRTGKNANKCLEKELVVLSDSERKKGMMHRSHVFQNCGSNNKHLITVLGKAGMGKSTLIQRLALDWSSGGLQQFQFIFLLNCKVLNLTQSSFSLKSLLFDSSTCPRCDDSEAVFKHVLAFPENVLVVFDSFDELKDLEGLLQSPATSPTDGNYSVRQLFSGLFQKRILSGCTVLIVTRPKDVLNQLLRKVDRILEICCFSPKDIEMYVSNYFGDESEREDTLRKIKKQKYIFSLCSNPLLCRLTCCVAKHQTSGGLPSTLTDLYQRVLSQCLELNDDLQGSRQDFVKLCNVAWDGFKTQNSLLNQNQNQNLLDYGLSSGILMTHSLNAEQSNRQVTYFANLFVQNLLSALFLVHSRELNDKTLLAQTTLHQRKKKFQGEWQNVLQQFTMGLLFQKNSPPCCRVFQNNTDLQAKRKAVEVHLENLKPGELIPSRLLELFHCVYEAKNVKLAKLLVKNLPDNLSFCGAQLSPVDHHVVWHLLSQTKGLKRTFSIDLRDTCVPLGGLKELVALDIVASFRAPTMDTINLWEDLHRSSDQPSLKNSIKKFTINPLKVSQVSHVEDLVVLVQIHNEKKLPLCEVESALEDGVPAVRQLHKLEYELGQQHGPEVFLQLVEILPALQSLHHLDLENNKMGDDEAEQLAGVLSSLSSLKLLNLSQNCIGDGGVQRLSETLPSASSLQSLSLYGNMIGDSGAESLASVLPLMTSLLDLDVKYNKFTDVGAKKLGAALKNSSSVTSLQMWNDCIPFGVLEHLQIQDCRIN; encoded by the exons ATGGAGTCGCGCACTGAAACAG AACCTGCAGACATCATGACTAATGTGGATCATGGGGAAACCCCTCCtg ACCGGTTACTGGACCTCATCGTCTCCACTCCGCTTGAAGAATTTCCATTTGAAGAATTTCTCG ACACAAGTTACTCAGATGAAGTCTGGGATGCTGTCGCAG ATGGATCAGAAGATAAAGCCACACTGGTATGTGAAGTGTACGACAAGATCTCACCTGCCAGAAAAGTGCACAAAAGGAAGCGTAGAG TAGAGGTTGGACgaggatcagagaaaacacctCGCTCTAAACGCAGCAAAAGAG ATCTCATCCCTTCATTACCCCCAAAGAGCAGTGAAACGGCCCATGGGTTCAATACAACTGTGCAGGAAGGGGATTTCCACAACAATGACGTGTCCTCACTTATTCATTTCCCATTAACGATAGCCACCACTGCCTCTCTGATGCCATCTG GTGCGCCAGCAATGCAAATCATACAAACATTCAGTCCTCTTTCTTCTCCAGTCATTAAAAGCATTCTTCCAGTTGGCCACACCTACGTGTTGG TTTCACCTCAGTCTCTAACTCCAATGCCAGTACCACAGATCGCCCCTCTGTCACCTC TGGACGGTACAGTGGCTCCTTTAGAGCTCAGCATGTTCATCCAACCTGCAAGCTCGTTATCGGACAGTGCGAGTAGGAGTCAATCTCCGTCCCAATCAGCTCCTGTTCCACCCTCAAAAG AAAAATCACCCAAGGAGCATCTTCCTGCAACCCAGGACATCAAGAAGATGCCAGTGATACCGG AGAATGTTCAAATCTTTATCAAGCGTTTTAAATCACACCTTGGAGAAACCTGCAGCATGATGCAAGAAGGAATGAGCATGGAATCGCACTACATAGACACGCCGCTGGTGCAGAGGAAGCTTATCATCAGGACCGGCAAGAATGCAAACAAATGTTTAGAGAAGGAACTTGTGGTGCTCAGTGACTCAGAGCGGAAGAAAGGTATGATGCACAGGAGCCATGTTTTCCAGAACTGTGGGTCCAACAACAAACACCTAATCACTGTCCTCGGGAAAGCCGGCATGGGAAAAAGCACTTTAATCCAGCGCTTGGCCTTGGACTGGTCCAGCGGTGGCCTTCAACAGTTCCAGTTTATCTTTTTACTAAATTGCAAGGTTCTCAATCTGACTCAGAGCAGCTTCAGTCTGAAGAGTTTGCTTTTTGACTCGTCCACTTGTCCCCGGTGTGACGACTCAGAGGCCGTCTTCAAACACGTCCTCGCCTTTCCAGAGAACGTTCTTGTAGTTTTTGACAGTTTCGATGAATTGAAGGACCTCGAAGGGCTTCTTCAGTCACCTGCTACCTCGCCCACGGACGGAAACTACAGTGTCAGGCAGCTGTTTTCCGGTTTGTTCCAAAAAAGGATCCTGTCAGGTTGCACCGTTTTAATCGTCACCCGACCCAAAGACGTCCTGAACCAGCTTCTGCGTAAAGTAGACCGAATCTTGGAGATATGTTGCTTTTCTCCAAAGGACATAGAAATGTACGTCTCGAACTATTTTGGGGACgaatcagagagagaggatacactaagaaaaataaaaaaacagaagtacATTTTCAGCTTATGCTCGAACCCTTTGCTGTGTCGCCTTACATGCTGTGTGGCGAAGCATCAGACGAGCGGCGGTTTACCGTCGACTCTTACGGATTTATACCAACGAGTGCTTAGCCAGTGTCTAGAGCTGAACGATGACCTTCAGGGATCCAGACAGGATTTTGTGAAGTTGTGTAACGTGGCATGGGATGGATTTAAGACTCAAAACTCCCTTTTAAACCAAAATCAAAACCAAAACTTACTAGACTACGGTCTCAGCTCTGGGATACTTATGACGCATTCGCTAAATGCAGAACAGAGCAACCGCCAGGTCACTTATTTTGCTAATCTTTTTGTGCAGAACCTTCTAAGTGCTTTGTTTTTGGTGCACTCCAGAGAGTTGAACGATAAAACACTGCTGGCACAGACCACGCTCCACCAACGGAAGAAGAAGTTTCAGGGAGAATGGCAGAATGTGCTTCAGCAGTTCACAATGGGATTACTCTTCCAGAAAAACTCCCCTCCTTGCTGTAGGGTTTTCCAAAACAATACTGACCTCCAGGCAAAAAGGAAAGCAGTGGAAGTCCATCTGGAGAACCTGAAACCGGGCGAGCTGATCCCAAGCAGGTTACTGGAACTGTTTCACTGCGTGTACGAGGCCAAAAATGTCAAACTCGCCAAACTTCTGGTCAAAAACCTTCCTGATAATCTGTCGTTTTGTGGAGCTCAGCTCTCTCCAGTGGACCACCATGTGGTTTGGCATCTTCTCTCACAAACCAAAGGGCTGAAGCGGACGTTCTCCATTGACTTGAGGGACACGTGTGTTCCTCTCGGTGGTCTCAAAGAGCTGGTCGCGCTGGACATCGTGGCATCGTTCCG GGCACCTACGATGGACACCATTAACCTGTGGGAGGATCTGCATCGCAGCAGCGATCAACCCAGTTTGAAAAACAGCATCAAAAAGTTTACTATAAATCCTCTGAAGGTGTCGCAGGTGTCTCATGTGGAGGACCTGGTGGTTCTTGTACAAATCCACAACGAGAAGAAGCTGCCGTTATG CGAGGTCGAGTCGGCTCTGGAAGACGGCGTCCCGGCGGTGAGACAGCTTCACAAGCTGGAGTATGA GCTCGGTCAGCAGCACGGCCCTGAGGTTTTCCTCCAGCTGGTGGAGATCTTACCTGCTCTTCAGTCTCTCCATCACCTGGA tctgGAGAATAACAAAATGGGAGATGATGAAGCTGAGCAGTTAGCTGGTGTTCTGAGCTCACTGTCGTCTCTGAAGCTGCTgaa TCTTTCTCAGAACTGTATCGGAGACGGTGGAGTGCAGCGACTGTCTGAGACCCTGCCGTCCGCGTCCTCGCTGCAGAGCCTCAG TCTGTATGGGAACATGATCGGGGACAGCGGAGCTGAGAGCCTGGCGTCAGTGTTACCGCTCATGACGTCTCTGCTGGACCTGGA TGTAAAGTACAACAAGTTCACAGACGTCGGAGCCAAAAAGCTCGGCGCTGCGTTAAAGAACTCATCGAGTGTGACATCTCTTCA aatGTGGAACGACTGTATTCCTTTTGGAGTTTTGGAGCATCTTCAGATTCAAGACTGCAGGATAAATTAA
- the dexi gene encoding dexamethasone-induced protein homolog: protein MPHSVYLRLDSVESLIDVLPYMFYLGLFFVNVLILYYAFLMEYIVLNVGIVFLPEDMDQALVDLGVLSDPASVPYETDTEFDVLEGYLE, encoded by the coding sequence ATGCCACACTCCGTCTATTTACGATTGGATTCTGTGGAGTCTTTAATCGACGTCCTTCCCTATATGTTTTATCTCGGCCTCTTCTTTGTGAACGTCCTCATCCTCTACTACGCCTTTCTGATGGAGTACATAGTGCTGAATGTGGGGATCGTGTTCCTGCCCGAGGACATGGACCAAGCTTTGGTGGATCTGGGCGTCCTCTCGGACCCGGCATCCGTCCCGTACGAGACGGACACGGAGTTCGATGTGCTTGAGGGATATCTGGAATAG